GATAAACGGAACGCCCTGAATGTAGAACTCTTAGAGCAGCTATTAGAAGTTTTAGACAACCTACCTGTACATGCAAGGGCAATTCTACTAGCCGGAGAAGGAGCAGCCTTTTGCACCGGTATGGATTTGAATGAAAGCAGTGATGAGAAATTAGCAGAGAAAAGCGCATTCCTCTTAGCCAAAACATTCACAAGATTATACGACAGCCCTCTAATCACCTTAGCTGCTGTCCACGGTACAACGTATGCAGGGGGAGCAGGCTTGATGCTATCTTGCGATGTGGCTATAGGCACCCCCGAATTACAAATAGCGTTTCCGGAAACACGCCGCGGCCTGGTGGCAGTGCAAGTATTCACCTTGATGCAACGTAAGCTCCCCGGCAACACTATACGTAAACTTCTGTTGCTAGGCGAAACGATCGACGCCTCAGAAGCACATCAACTGGATTTAATCTCTTCGGTTTATCCATTGCAAGACCTTGAAAATCAATCCATTAGAATACTCCTTCATGCATTGCAAGGCGG
This sequence is a window from Parachlamydiales bacterium. Protein-coding genes within it:
- a CDS encoding enoyl-CoA hydratase-related protein; this encodes MPSHIQVSSPHPLIVKILLTRPDKRNALNVELLEQLLEVLDNLPVHARAILLAGEGAAFCTGMDLNESSDEKLAEKSAFLLAKTFTRLYDSPLITLAAVHGTTYAGGAGLMLSCDVAIGTPELQIAFPETRRGLVAVQVFTLMQRKLPGNTIRKLLLLGETIDASEAHQLDLISSVYPLQDLENQSIRILLHALQGGPEALRKTKQLLNGDSIEEELQKAAKYQLEVRGTSEAHEGAKAFLEKRAPNWIAAEPVE